The Rhodothermales bacterium DNA segment GGCCTGCGACCATCGGGTGCGGTCGCCGGCGGCAGCGGCCTCGCCCATGTCCGCCACTGCCCGCTGCATCGCCGCGATGTCATCCATCGAGGCGGACACCGCCGCCAGCCGGGCTACTTCCGGTTCCAGCAGCGAGCGTAGGTGGACGACATTCATCACTTCTTCCATCGACGGCGCCGCCACAGTGACGGCGCGCCCTGGAATCACCTGCACGAGGCCTTCCTGGGCAAGCTGCTGCAACGCCTCCCGCACGGGCGTCCGGCTGATGTTCAACTCGGCCGAGAGCGTGTTTTCGGCCAGGGGCGTGCCGGGGGGCAGATCCCCGCGGGTGATGGCGTCGCGGAGGCGCTCGTAGGCTACCACGCTAAGCAGCCGGCGCGGCTCCTCCGACCGAAACGACCGGGGACGAATGGCAGGGCGGGACGGCATAGGCGTTACAAAAAGCGTTGATGCGTTGCGCGTTGAACGTTACCAGGCCCAACGCGCAACGCAAAAAACGTTCAACGTTAAACGAATTCTCACAGCACCCGGTCGATGAACTCCCGGTTCTTCACCTCCACCTTCACTTTCATCAGCTCCAGCACGCCGCGGGCGACGTGCTCCGAGTACCGGCGGAAGGCTTCCTCACCCTTCTCGGGCGTGGCGCGTAGTGGGTTGCCGATCGTGCCGCTCTCGATGAACTCGTGGTGATCCATCGGGAAGGTGAAGTACTTGTAGCCGTCGAACTCGACATCCGGCATCCCATCCTTCTTCTCGAACGACTTTGGCAGCCAGCCGGGGATGTGGGCTTTCGTGTTCTCGGCGCGCTCCATCCGGACGATGCTGCGATCCCACGCCATGTCCTGCGACGTCTCCAACTCGCTGGCATGCCAACCGGGCGTCTCTTCTGGCGGGTTCTCCAGCAGGCCTTTCATCAGGCCGACGTAGTTCTCCATGTACGGCTTCACGAAGCTGATCAGGGCGCCCGTTTCGTACCGCAGCTTGCGCAGGATCGGGTCCACCACCTTGATGTTCGAGCCGTGGCCGTTGATGAAAATGATCTTGTTGAACCCATGGTGGATGAGGCTGCGGGCCACGTCGTACATGACGGCGAGGAGGGTCGAACTGCGGACCGTGATGGTGCCTCGGCCTTCGCCCGGACCACTCATGTGCTGCGGAGAATAGCCCATCCAGATGGGCGGGGTGCGCAGGATGCCGATCATCTCGGACACCCGGCGGGAGATCTCCATCGCCGTGATCGTATCCGTCCACAGCGGCAGGTGGGGGCCGTGCTGCTCCGTGCTGGCCATCGGGACGAGGACGATGTCTTTTTCCTTCAGGTACTCGTTGATGTCCACGTAGGACAGGTCGGCGAGCTGCCAGGAGATAAATTTCTTGCGGAAGGCTTCATCGCCGGAGGTGATGGGGGCGACAGGTACCGGATTGCGAGCGTCGAGGTCGTGGTGCATGATTCAGGTTGGCGATATTTTCGGGAGGGCGGACGGCCGTCCGCCCGTACGAGGGTTGGCGATATTTTGGGGAGGAGCGGCCGGCCGGCCGCCCTACAACCCCAGAAACGCCTCGGCGACGAGGACGCCGAAGGCGGGGTCGTTTACATGGTAGTCGTAGGTATCAATCGGGATGTCCGGCCGGCGCGCTCCCAACTGCTGGCGCAACTCGGCCAGGAAGGCGGCATCCGCCTCCGGATTCCAGAACAATCCATGGGGTTTGACACTGGGGATGGACAGGCCCAGCATGGGCATCATGATCCGGAGCGGGCCCTTCGCCGGCGCCAGCCGGTCCGCGAAGATCCCCCCGAGCTGGATCATCTCCTCGATCGGGGTGCGGACGAGGGTATACTCGGGATTATGATCGTACACCGGCCGGCCCTGGAGCGCGTCCGGGATATGGCCGGCGTGGAAGACGCTGAAGTCGATACACCCGGGCACGACCACCTGCGGCAGCCCGAGTTGGCCGACGACCGAGAGCCGGCGCGGCCCGCCGTCGTGGATGCCGCCGACCAGCGGGTCATACACTTCGTTCGTCGTGTAGTCGATCACGCCGACGAACTGGCCGGCCTCGGCCAGCTCCTCCATCGCCGGTCCGCCCACGCCGTTCGAGTGGAAGATCACCGCCTCATACCCGTCCTTCGCCAGCCGATCCTTCAGCGCCATCACGGCCTTCGTGGTGTTGCCGAGCATGGTGACGGCCACGTACTTCTGGTCGGGCTTGGGCGGGGGGAGGACGTGGCCGTGCTCCACCAGCCCTTTCATCGCTGCCGCCGCGTTGTCGAAGATCGTCGTCGCGATGGAGTTCAGTCCGAGGATGTCCACCACCGAGTGTACGACCATGATGTCGCTGGTGCCAACCAGCGGGTCGAAGTAGTGTTTTCCGGAGGCGATGGGGGATAACAGGATCTTGGGGACGCCAATCGGGAGGCCCATCATGCAGGCCGCGCCGATGACGGCGCCCTCGGCGCCGCCCATCCCGAAAACCCCATCCAGACGGCCCTCGCGGTACAGCTTCAGGAGGAGGACGCGGAGCGCATCGCGCATGCCGGCGACGGCTTTGCCGCGGCTGCCGGCCTTCTGGAGCGCCTCGATGGTCGTCCCGCCGAACCGGGCGGCCTCGGCGTGGTCGATATCCGGCACGATCCCTAGCGGCTCGCCGAGGATGCCGGCGTCGATCACCGTCGTCGTCATCCCGAGGGCCTGCATCCGGTCCCGCACGTAAGCGAACTCGGGGCCCTTGGTGTCGAGCGTTCCGACCAATACTATGTTCTTTTTCATCGCAGTCAACGTTTCGGGGCAACGTCTAGAAACGATGGAGCTCTTGCTTTTTCTTTCCTTTCGTCGTCCTCGCGAAAGCGGGGATCCATGCCAGCCTGGATCACTTGCATGGTTCCCCAATCACGTTGGGGATGACGAACCGGGTACATTGCCGGATTGCTCGAAGAAAATCGCAGCCGTTTCTCAACGTCTGGCCTCACTTGATAAGCGGCAGCAGCTTCTCGGCGCAGAGCTCCACCTGCCAGTTATAGAATTCCTCGCTGATCAGACTGCTGCCATGGTCCTCGATGAATTTCAGCTGTTCGGGGGAGATGTCGACCGGGTTGCGCTCGACGGCGTTCGGATACTGATTGGCCGGCGTGCGGTCGACGGGCGAGACGAACTCGACCGTCAGCGCGCCATCATATCCGGCCGTCATGAGGGTGCCGATGATCTTCAGCCAGTCCAGATGCCCCATCCCACAGGCCATCCGGTTGGAGTCGCACACGTGCACGTCCACGATCCGCTTGCCGACCGTGCGGATCGTCTCGAACATGTCCGTCTCCTCGATATTCATGTGGAACGTATCGAGACAGACGCCGCATTCGGGTCCGGTCGCTTCGGCCAGGGCGAGCGCCTGGGCGCCGCGAGTGACGAAGTAGGTTTCGAACCGGTTGATGGGCTCGATAGAGGGGCGGACGCCGGCTTTCATCGCGAAGTCATAGATCTCCTTCATGCCCTCGACAGCCCATTCCCACTCGTTCTCCGGCGTCGAGTCCGCCGAGATCTTACCCACCGTGCCGGGCACGATGCTGATCTCGTAGCCGTCGAGTTCCTTAACCATCGTGATGCAGTCCTTCACGTACTGCACGGACATCGCCCGTTTGCCGGCGTCCTTGCTCACCAGGCTCCGGTCTCCCAGCATGAGCGTCACCGTTCCCCAGCATCGGATCTTGTTGTCCTTGAGCAGTTTTCGAACGTCCTTCGTGTTGTACTTTTCGGGCTCGCCGCTGATTTCGAT contains these protein-coding regions:
- a CDS encoding sugar phosphate isomerase/epimerase; this translates as MHLSMHNWMRAESLEVTVRRLARYGYESIEISGEPEKYNTKDVRKLLKDNKIRCWGTVTLMLGDRSLVSKDAGKRAMSVQYVKDCITMVKELDGYEISIVPGTVGKISADSTPENEWEWAVEGMKEIYDFAMKAGVRPSIEPINRFETYFVTRGAQALALAEATGPECGVCLDTFHMNIEETDMFETIRTVGKRIVDVHVCDSNRMACGMGHLDWLKIIGTLMTAGYDGALTVEFVSPVDRTPANQYPNAVERNPVDISPEQLKFIEDHGSSLISEEFYNWQVELCAEKLLPLIK
- a CDS encoding Tm-1-like ATP-binding domain-containing protein, whose translation is MKKNIVLVGTLDTKGPEFAYVRDRMQALGMTTTVIDAGILGEPLGIVPDIDHAEAARFGGTTIEALQKAGSRGKAVAGMRDALRVLLLKLYREGRLDGVFGMGGAEGAVIGAACMMGLPIGVPKILLSPIASGKHYFDPLVGTSDIMVVHSVVDILGLNSIATTIFDNAAAAMKGLVEHGHVLPPPKPDQKYVAVTMLGNTTKAVMALKDRLAKDGYEAVIFHSNGVGGPAMEELAEAGQFVGVIDYTTNEVYDPLVGGIHDGGPRRLSVVGQLGLPQVVVPGCIDFSVFHAGHIPDALQGRPVYDHNPEYTLVRTPIEEMIQLGGIFADRLAPAKGPLRIMMPMLGLSIPSVKPHGLFWNPEADAAFLAELRQQLGARRPDIPIDTYDYHVNDPAFGVLVAEAFLGL
- a CDS encoding GntR family transcriptional regulator; this encodes MPSRPAIRPRSFRSEEPRRLLSVVAYERLRDAITRGDLPPGTPLAENTLSAELNISRTPVREALQQLAQEGLVQVIPGRAVTVAAPSMEEVMNVVHLRSLLEPEVARLAAVSASMDDIAAMQRAVADMGEAAAAGDRTRWSQADTRYHEALCGACKNTLLGRLAMQMRNRIHYMINDPQTAPTRVRSCTDEHQFIADAIARRDPAAAESAAREHIGKLRSSLFERFTHR
- a CDS encoding creatininase family protein, which codes for MHHDLDARNPVPVAPITSGDEAFRKKFISWQLADLSYVDINEYLKEKDIVLVPMASTEQHGPHLPLWTDTITAMEISRRVSEMIGILRTPPIWMGYSPQHMSGPGEGRGTITVRSSTLLAVMYDVARSLIHHGFNKIIFINGHGSNIKVVDPILRKLRYETGALISFVKPYMENYVGLMKGLLENPPEETPGWHASELETSQDMAWDRSIVRMERAENTKAHIPGWLPKSFEKKDGMPDVEFDGYKYFTFPMDHHEFIESGTIGNPLRATPEKGEEAFRRYSEHVARGVLELMKVKVEVKNREFIDRVL